A genomic region of Eucalyptus grandis isolate ANBG69807.140 chromosome 5, ASM1654582v1, whole genome shotgun sequence contains the following coding sequences:
- the LOC104444197 gene encoding coniferyl alcohol acyltransferase — MDVEASIEEGFMVNVSKKSIVKSITPLEDPPQVLSLSNLDLLSGRFPVTYFYFYRKPANDGGNFASIVEALKSSLAVTLSYFYPFAGRILSNLSTGEPEIVCDNTGALLLEADAISDLKKLDFRDINQFMQGKLVHIQPDFPVQVQVTKYTCGGISLTFSFDHALGDATAFHRFLLSWSEISRNVPISCRPDHSRNLRARIPPTYHPSLDQAFLKCTMEDILNIPTPKTLLKRLYHVEYESINKLQKLASSDGRSRTKIEAFSAYLWKMMVRAIDVKFHATCKMGWLVDGRRRMRNGESDPSPDYIGNVLSLAVGEASIAELKNGTIADVSSKVHEAISKVTTRSHFLDLIDWIECHRPGLMLARVVLGQGGPTLVVSSGRRFPVAELDFGFGRPVLGTVCSTIEKIGVGYVNQRASARGDGSWTLSAILWPELAAAFDSDPIIQPMSTRYLQL, encoded by the exons ATGGACGTTGAAGCTTCAATCGAAGAAGGTTTCATGGTGAACGTATCCAAGAAAAGCATCGTGAAATCCATCACTCCATTAGAAGATCCTCCTCAAGTTCTCAGTCTCTCCAACCTCGACCTCCTCTCCGGGCGGTTTCCGGTGACCTACTTCTACTTTTACCGGAAACCGGCCAACGATGGCGGTAACTTCGCCTCCATCGTGGAAGCCCTCAAGAGCTCTTTAGCGGTTACTCTATCTTATTTCTACCCGTTCGCCGGTCGGATTCTCTCGAACCTGAGCACCGGCGAACCAGAAATCGTGTGCGATAATACGGGGGCATTGCTTCTCGAAGCTGATGCGATTAGTGACTTGAAGAAGTTGGATTTCCGCGATATCAACCAGTTCATGCAAGGAAAGCTCGTTCACATTCAACCCGACTTCCCGGTTCAAGTTCAG GTGACAAAGTACACTTGCGGAGGCATCTCGTTGACGTTCAGTTTCGACCACGCCCTTGGCGACGCGACCGCATTCCACAGATTCCTTCTCTCGTGGTCTGAAATTTCGAGGAACGTACCGATTTCATGTAGACCGGACCATAGTCGCAACCTTCGCGCGCGTATTCCTCCAACGTACCACCCTTCACTAGACCAAGCCTTTTTGAAGTGCACCATGGAGGACATACTAAACATTCCGACGCCCAAAACTTTGCTCAAGCGGCTCTATCACGTGGAGTATGAAAGCATTAATAAGTTGCAGAAGCTCGCTTCGTCGGACGGCCGGAGCCGGACAAAGATTGAGGCCTTCTCTGCTTATCTATGGAAGATGATGGTCCGTGCAATCGATGTCAAGTTTCATGCTACGTGTAAGATGGGATGGTTGGTCGATGGAAGGAGGAGGATGCGCAATGGAGAGTCCGACCCATCGCCGGATTACATAGGAAATGTGTTGTCTTTGGCTGTCGGAGAGGCGAGTATTGCAGAATTGAAAAACGGGACTATAGCAGACGTTTCAAGCAAGGTTCACGAGGCGATCTCTAAGGTCACAACTCGAAGTCATTTTCTGGATTTGATCGATTGGATCGAATGCCATAGGCCCGGGCTGATGCTAGCTAGGGTTGTGCTCGGTCAAGGAGGGCCGACGCTCGTGGTCTCTTCCGGCCGGCGATTCCCGGTAGCGGAATTGGATTTCGGGTTTGGGCGCCCGGTGCTGGGGACGGTTTGTTCCACCATAGAAAAGATCGGAGTCGGTTATGTGAATCAGAGGGCGAGCGCTAGAGGCGATGGCTCGTGGACCCTGTCAGCCATCCTGTGGCCGGAGCTGGCAGCGGCGTTCGACTCGGATCCCATTATTCAGCCCATGTCTACAAGATATCTTCAACTGTAG
- the LOC104444198 gene encoding uncharacterized protein LOC104444198: MPFATATAATGKPKKMVTPSQSSLCTTLFFIVLFTIPALFLLRTTTTSSACAALFPNAAASSAHGPKPFSGDLRDARFAWNQLSFDGPRDASRPPPLRIAVFSRKWPVGTTPGGMERHAYTLHTALAARGHQVHVFTSPVEGTVKDNMGESPTPPPRLHFHEGEPGRWRYNKAWEMFVEENRREAFDVVHSESVALPHWLARDVPNLAVSWHGIALESLQSDIYQDLALRTDGEPIPPDVNKNMQGVIPKVLNEIRFFHKYAHHVAISDSCGEMLRDVYQIPTKRVHVILNGVDEADFKQNLDSGREFRSRMGIPKNATVVLGVAGRLVRDKGHPLLHRAFSMITEKHPNVYLVIAGSGPWAGRYKELGPRVLVLGSMSPSQLGHFYNSIDVFVNPTLRPQGLDLTLMEVMMSGKPVMASRFPSIKGTIVVDDELGFLFSPNVESLVEVMETAIAEGPKRLAERGRACREYATSMFTARKMALAYERLFLCIKNETFCKYP, translated from the exons ATGCCcttcgccaccgccaccgccgccaccggcaAGCCCAAGAAGATGGTGACCCCATCCCAATCCAGCCTATGCACCACCCTCTTCTTCATCGTCCTCTTCACCATCCCtgccctcttcctcctccgcaccaccaccacctcctccgcCTGTGCTGCCCTCTTCCCTAACGCCGCTGCCAGCTCCGCCCACGGCCCGAAGCCCTTCTCTGGCGATCTCCGGGACGCCCGCTTCGCGTGGAACCAGCTCTCCTTCGACGGCCCGAGGGATGCCAGCCGCCCCCCGCCGCTCCGCATCGCCGTGTTCTCCCGGAAGTGGCCGGTCGGCACGACCCCCGGAGGTATGGAGCGGCACGCCTACACCCTCCACACTGCCCTTGCGGCCCGTGGCCACCAAGTCCATGTGTTCACGTCCCCCGTCGAGGGCACCGTCAAGGACAACATGGGGGAGTCGCCGACTCCACCGCCGCGGTTGCATTTCCACGAGGGCGAGCCGGGGAGGTGGAGGTACAACAAGGCGTGGGAGATGTTTGTGGAGGAGAACCGGCGGGAGGCATTCGACGTGGTGCACTCGGAGAGCGTGGCGCTCCCTCACTGGCTGGCCCGGGATGTGCCAAACCTCGCCGTGTCGTGGCACGGGATCGCGCTCGAGAGCCTGCAGTCGGACATTTACCAGGACCTGGCGCTGAGGACGGACGGCGAGCCCATCCCGCCGGACGTTAACAAGAACATGCAAGGCGTGATACCGAAG GTACTCAATGAAATCAGGTTCTTCCACAAATACGCCCATCACGTGGCGATCAGCGATAGCTGCGGCGAGATGTTACGCGACGTGTACCAAATCCCGACCAAGAGAGTCCATGTCATCCTCAACGGCGTCGACGAGGCCGACTTCAAGCAGAATCTTGACTCGGGCCGTGAATTCCGCTCCCGTATGGGTATCCCCAAGAACGCGACCGTCGTGCTCGGCGTCGCCGGTAGGCTTGTCAGGGACAAAGGCCACCCTCTCCTCCATCGAGCATTCTCCATGATCACCGAAAAGCACCCGAACGTGTACTTGGTCATCGCGGGCTCCGGCCCATGGGCCGGCCGCTACAAGGAATTGGGCCCTAGGGTTTTGGTCCTGGGCTCGATGAGCCCATCTCAATTAGGCCATTTCTACAATTCGATCGATGTGTTCGTGAACCCGACGCTAAGGCCGCAAGGGCTGGACCTGACGCTGATGGAGGTGATGATGAGCGGGAAGCCGGTGATGGCATCGAGGTTTCCAAGCATCAAAGGGACGATCGTCGTGGACGACGAGTTAGGGTTTTTGTTCTCGCCCAACGTGGAGTCGCTCGTGGAGGTGATGGAGACGGCGATCGCGGAAGGTCCGAAGAGGTTGGCCGAGAGAGGTAGGGCTTGTAGAGAGTACGCGACTTCAATGTTCACGGCGAGGAAGATGGCTTTGGCGTACGAGAGGCTGTTTTTATGTATAAAGAACGAGACGTTTTGTAAGTACCCTTAG
- the LOC104444199 gene encoding probable serine/threonine-protein kinase PBL15 yields the protein MKEKESNSKPWRPLTANCCSAEDQTIFGNFSRCRPSRSEFSKNIAPMPSFRRLSFSDLSRSSSMRINEDLTMAFGPDLYDFQLSELKAITQNFSSHFLLGEGGFGTVHKGYIDDSMRQGLKAQAVAVKLLDIEGLQGHREWLAEVIFLGQLRHPNLVRLIGYCCEDEERLLVYEFMSRGSLENHLFKRISISMPWGTRLKIAIGAAKGLAFLHGAEKPVIYRDFKTSNILLDSDFTAKLSDFGLAKMGPEGSKSHVTTRVMGTYGYAAPEYVSTGHLTTKSDVYSFGVVLLELLTGRRAVDKLRPKTEQNLVDWVKPYLTSRRKLRCIMDPRLGGQYSVKGAKEMALLALQCISLQPKDRPRMPAIIEALEGLQNFTDMAVSCGQWPSPKANARNGVHARGRNVEAKNGNHKKSHPVAPNRKT from the exons ATGAAGGAAAAGGAATCGAATTCAAAGCCATGGAGGCCCTTGACGGCGAATTGCTGCTCGGCTGAGGACCAGACCATTTTCGGCAACTTCAGCCGCTGCCGCCCCTCGCGGTCGGAGTTCTCCAAGAACATTGCCCCGATGCCATCGTTCCGGAGGCTCTCCTTCTCCGACCTCAGCCGGTCGTCCTCGATGCGCATCAATGAGGACCTCACGATGGCCTTTGGGCCCGACCTGTACGACTTCCAGCTGAGCGAGCTGAAGGCGATCACGCAGAACTTCTCGAGCCATTTCTTGCTTGGGGAAGGCGGGTTCGGGACAGTCCACAAGGGTTACATAGATGACAGTATGAGGCAGGGCTTGAAGGCACAAGCCGTCGCTGTTAAGCTCCTGGACATTGAAGGCCTTCAAGGACACCGTGAATGGCTG GCGGAAGTGATATTTCTGGGGCAACTTAGGCACCCAAATCTGGTCCGATTGATCGGCTACTGTTGTGAGGACGAAGAACGACTCCTCGTGTACGAGTTTATGTCTCGAGGCAGCTTAGAGAACCACTTATTCAAAA GGATATCAATATCAATGCCATGGGGCACAAGGctcaaaattgcaataggaGCAGCCAAAGGCCTTGCCTTCTTGCATGGCGCTGAGAAGCCTGTGATCTACAGGGACTTCAAAACTTCCAACATCTTGCTTGACTCT GATTTCACGGCCAAATTATCTGACTTCGGACTCGCCAAAATGGGGCCGGAAGGATCGAAATCCCATGTTACGACTCGAGTGATGGGCACTTACGGTTACGCTGCACCAGAGTACGTCTCAACCG GGCACTTGACCACAAAGAGCGACGTGTACAGCTTCGGAGTGGTCCTTCTGGAGCTGCTCACGGGGAGGCGGGCCGTCGACAAGCTGCGGCCGAAGACTGAGCAGAACCTGGTCGATTGGGTCAAACCCTACTTGACAAGCCGCAGGAAGCTGAGGTGCATTATGGACCCAAGGCTTGGGGGGCAGTACTCGGTGAAAGGGGCCAAAGAGATGGCCCTCTTGGCACTGCAATGCATCAGCTTGCAGCCCAAGGACAGGCCCAGAATGCCTGCCATCATTGAGGCCCTTGAAGGCCTCCAGAACTTTACGGACATGGCTGTGAGTTGTGGGCAATGGCCTTCCCCCAAGGCCAATGCAAGAAATGGAGTTCATGCCAGGGGAAGGAATGTGGAAGCCAAAAATGGGAATCATAAGAAATCTCATCCAGTAGCTCCTAATAGGAAAACTTGA